In the Nocardioides panaciterrulae genome, GCCGGTGAGGTCAGCACCCAGTTCCTGGTCGACCGGCCGGCACCGGCCCCGACGTACGACGTGGGCGCGCGACTGGCCGCGACCTACCTCGTCGTGCGCGCCGCCGCCGCCCGGCGCACCGTGCAGCAGGGGATCCCGGCCGGCTGGCGCAACGTGCGCAGCCGGCCGTCGGAGGTCGTCTGGCGCGAGGGCGAGCACGAGCACGAGGTCGCGTGGTGCGGCGGCCGCGACGGCCTCTGGTTCCCGATGGCTGACGCCGAGGTGCTCGCCGAGGGCCCGGACTGGGTGCGGCTGCGCTTCGAGAAGGAGACCACCACCTACCGCGTGGCGCTGGCCGCGGACGGCTCGAGCGCGGACGTGGACAGTCCGCGCGGCCACGTCCGGCTGGTCCGGGTGCCGCGGTTCGTGGACCCGGCCGACGCCGTGGCCAGCGGCAGCCTGCTCGCGCCGATGCCCGGCACCGTGGTCCGGCTCGCGGTCGAGGCCGGGGCGCGGGTCGCGGCTGGCCAGCCGGTGCTGGTGCTCGAGGCGATGAAGATGCAGCACACCGTGGCGGCGCCGGTCGCCGGCACGGTCACCGAGCTCCCGGTCAGCACCGGGCAGCAGGTGGCGGCGGGCGACGTGCTCGCCGTGGTCGCGACCGACCATCAGGAGCCCGAAGGAGGCGAGGAGTCATGACGCACGCGTTCATCGAGTCCGAGGAGCGCCAGGAGCTGCGCAAGGCGGTGGCGAGCCTGGCCGCGAAGTACGGCCGCGACTACTTCGTCGCCCAGGCCCGCAGTGGCGGCAAGACCACCGACCTGTGGCTCGACATCGGCCGGCACGGCTACCTCGGCATCAACATCGCCGAGGAGTACGGCGGCGGCGGCGGGGGCATCGGGGACATCGCCGCGGTCTGCGAGGAGCTCGCCGCCCAGGGCTGCCCGCTGCTGCTGATGGTCGTGAGCCCGGCGATCTGCGGCACGATCATCGGCCGCTACGGCACGCCGGAGCAGAAGCAGCGCTGGCTGCCCGGGCTGGCCGACGGCACCGGCACGATGGCGTTCGCGATCACCGAGCCCGACGCCGGCACGAACTCCCACAACATCACCACCACCGCGCGCCGGGATGGCGACGGCTGGGTGCTCAACGGGCGCAAGATCTGGATCTCCGGCATCGACGAGGCGCCCAACGTGCTGGTCGTCGCGCGGACCGAGGACAGTCGCACCGGCCGGCTCAAGCCCTGCCTGTTCGTGGTGCCGACCGACGCGCCGGGCTTCGAGGCGAACCCGATCCCGATGGAGATCGTCTCGCCGGAGAAGCAGTTCCAGGTGTTCATCGACGACGTCCGGCTGCCCGACGACGCGCTGGTGGGTGAGGAGGACGGTGGGCTGGTGCAGCTGTTCGCCGGGCTCAACCCCGAGCGGATCATGGCGGCGGCGTTCAGCCTCGGCCTGGCGCGGTTCGCGCTGGAGAAGGCCACCGCGTACGCCAAGCAGCGCACCGTCTTCCAGGCGCCCATCGGCAGCCACCAGGCGATCGCGCACCCGCTCGCGCAGTCGCACATCGAGATCGAGCTGGCTCGGCTGATGAACCAGAAGGCGGCCGCGCTCTGCGACGCCGGGGACGACCTGGCCGCCGGCGAGGCCGCGAACATGGCGAAGTACGCCGCCGCCGAGGCG is a window encoding:
- a CDS encoding acyl-CoA dehydrogenase family protein yields the protein MTHAFIESEERQELRKAVASLAAKYGRDYFVAQARSGGKTTDLWLDIGRHGYLGINIAEEYGGGGGGIGDIAAVCEELAAQGCPLLLMVVSPAICGTIIGRYGTPEQKQRWLPGLADGTGTMAFAITEPDAGTNSHNITTTARRDGDGWVLNGRKIWISGIDEAPNVLVVARTEDSRTGRLKPCLFVVPTDAPGFEANPIPMEIVSPEKQFQVFIDDVRLPDDALVGEEDGGLVQLFAGLNPERIMAAAFSLGLARFALEKATAYAKQRTVFQAPIGSHQAIAHPLAQSHIEIELARLMNQKAAALCDAGDDLAAGEAANMAKYAAAEAACAAVDRAVQTHGGNGISQEYGMAGLLVATRAGRIAPVSREMILNFVAMHSLGLPKSY